In the Sarcophilus harrisii chromosome 3, mSarHar1.11, whole genome shotgun sequence genome, one interval contains:
- the LOC100922906 gene encoding vomeronasal type-2 receptor 26-like — MLSLLFFFLISQLPFSMGKEKGTLCCLERTFSHTYYRDGDLIIGGFFPLVLHKVHKFPHWKRFSIHPQRNMEDCQWLIKHYYQVLALMFAIEEINRNLNLLPNITLGFHIYNAYPNDERTLESSLMWLSGQGQTTPNYSCEKRKSVVVIGGATSDLTVSMGSLLELYKFPQITYGLFDPLLSDPLQFPSVYQMAPTDTYLICGMVRLMLHFKWNWVGLVTSDDSRSEKFLRDLQEEMTRNDVCVAFTEKIISGQKGDIDVYNYFIINILMSTAKVIVIYGNTNSLLSWMFTKIPHVIVTRVWITSSHWDIAKKPSYIYFNNFHGALIFSDQTSKIPGFKHFLKTIHPTKYPEDTFLKNFWETAFGCTYKHGEGDEGVCSPNASLDTLRLSYLDINMSDQSYTVYTAVYAVAWALHKMFLVRSEMESDIDGDKRVFHPWKLHSFLKNIHFNNSAGKQVVLDKKRNSVANYDILNYVTFGNDTEILVKVGEFNPQATNGENFTIQEKAVLWGTGKRKPPQSRCSKCGPGFQKKSQEGKPVCCFDCVPCPEGHISSKTDADRCVKCPEDQYSNKKRNQCLPKVVIFLAYEEPLGMALASIAACLSLFTALVLWVFVRHKNTPIVKANNRDLSYILLISLIFCFLCSLLFIGRPNAMNCLLRQTTFGVMFTVAVSSVLAKTIIVVLAFRATRPGSRGRKWMGSRAPISVVLFCTLIQVLLCAIWLLLSPPFPETDTHSDCEHILLVCNEGSFIAFYFVLSYMGVLALGSFTVAFLARNLPDTFNEAKFITFSMLVFCSVWVSFLPTYQSTKGKMMAAVEIFCILSSSTGLLGCIFIPKCYVILLQPHRNIRKTLNDNLGS; from the exons ATGTTGTCCCTGCTATTCTTCTTCCTGATTTCACAACTGCCATTTTCTATGGGTAAGGAGAAAGGGACCCTCTGCTGCCTAGAAAGAACTTTCAGCCACACATACTACAGAGATGGTGACCTTATTATTGGaggattttttcctttagttcttCATAAAGTgcacaaatttccacattggaaAAGGTTTTCCATTCATCCTCAACGCAATATGGAAGACTGTCA GTGGCTGATCAAACACTATTATCAAGTCCTGGCATTAATGTTTGCTATAGAAGAGATCAACAGGAACCTCAATCTGTTACCCAATATTACTTTGGGATTCCACATCTACAATGCCTATCCCAATGATGAAAGAACCTTGGAGAGTTCCCTCATGTGGCTCTCAGGCCAGGGCCAGACCACTCCAAATTACAGCTGCGAGAAAAGGAAGTCTGTGGTGGTCATTGGAGGAGCCACTTCTGATTTAACTGTCTCCATGGGAAGCCTACTGGAGCTCTATAAATTCCCACAG ATCACCTATGGTCTCTTTGATCCACTCCTAAGTGACccacttcagtttccttctgtttATCAGATGGCCCCCACAGACACCTATCTTATATGTGGTATGGTCCGATTAATGCTGCATTTCAAATGGAACTGGGTTGGTCTTGTTACCTCAGATGATTCAAGAAGTGAAAAATTCCTGAGAGATCTTCAAGAAGAAATGACCAGAAATGATGTCTGTGTGGCCTTTACAGAAAAGATCATCTCTGGTCAGAAAGGGGATATTGACGTTTATAACTACTTTATAATCAACATATTAATGTCAACAGCCAAGGTGATTGTCATTTATGGAAATACAAATTCACTCTTAAGCTGGATGTTTACCAAGATTCCTCATGTCATTGTAACAAGAGTGTGGATCACCAGCAGTCACTGGGATATTGCCAAAAAACCCAGTTATATCTATTTCAATAATTTCCATGGAGCTCTGATATTTTCAGACCAGACAAGCAAGATTCCTGGAttcaaacattttctaaaaaCCATCCACCCAACCAAATATCCAGAGGATACCTTTcttaaaaatttctgggaaacagCATTTGGGTGTACATATAAACATGGAGAGGGAGATGAAGGGGTCTGCTCACCAAATGCTTCTTTGGACACACTACGTTTGAGCTATTTAGACATCAATATGTCTGACCAGAGTTACACTGTCTACACTGCTGTGTATGCTGTGGCCTGGGCCCTTCATAAAATGTTCTTGGTGAGATCAGAAATGGAATCCGATATAGATGGAGACAAGAGAGTTTTTCACCCTTGGAAG CTCCATTCCTTTCTGAAGAACATCCATTTCAACAATAGTGCTGGAAAGCAGGTGGTCCTGGATAAGAAGAGGAACTCAGTGGCAAACTATGATATTCTCAACTATGTGACCTTTGGTAATGATACCGAAATCTTGGTGAAAGTGGGAGAGTTTAATCCTCAGGCTACCAATGGTGAAAATTTCACCATCCAAGAGAAGGCTGTACTGTGGGGCACAGGGAAGAGAAAG CCTCCTCAGTCGAGATGCAGTAAGTGTGGTCCAGGATTTCAGAAGAAATCCCAAGAAGGAAAGCCTGTCTGCTGTTTTGACTGTGTACCCTGCCCAGAGGGGCACATTTCCTCCAAGACAG ATGCAGATCGATGTGTGAAATGCCCTGAAGATCAATATTCCAATAAGAAGAGAAATCAGTGCCTCCCGAAAGTGGTGATCTTCCTGGCCTATGAAGAGCCCCTGGGGATGGCTTTGGCTTCCATAGCTGCTTGCTTGTCTCTCTTCACAGCTCTGGTTCTTTGGGTCTTTGTGAGGCACAAAAACACTCCTATAGTTAAAGCCAATAACCGGGATCTCAGCTACATCCTCCTCATCTCCCTTATCTTTTGCTTCCTCTGCTCATTGCTCTTCATCGGTCGCCCAAATGCAATGAATTGCCTTCTACGACAAACAACATTTGGAGTCATGTTCACAGTGGCCGTCTCCTCGGTTTTGGCCAAAACGATCATTGTAGTTTTGGCTTTCAGAGCCACCAGACCAGGCAGCAGGGGCAGGAAATGGATGGGATCCAGAGCCCCCatttctgttgttcttttttgCACCTTGATTCAGGTTCTGCTCTGTGCAATCTGGCTGCTGCTCTCTCCCCCATTCCCAGAAACAGACACACACTCTGACTGTGAGCACATCCTCCTGGTGTGTAATGAGGGCTCTTTCATTGCCTTCTACTTTGTTCTGAGCTACATGGGAGTCCTGGCCCTAGGGAGCTTCACTGTGGCTTTTCTAGCTAGAAATCTCCCTGACACTTTCAATGAAGCCAAATTCATCACCTTCAGCATGTTGGTGTTCTGCAGTGTCTGGGTCTCCTTCCTCCCCACGTACCAGAGCACCAAGGGAAAGATGATGGCAGCCGTGGAGATCTTCTGCATCTTAAGCTCCAGTACTGGCTTGCTAGGCTGCATCTTCATCCCCAAATGCTATGTGATCCTTCTGCAGCCCCACAGGAACATCAGGAAAACTTTAAATGATAATTTGGGTTCCTGA